Genomic window (Nicotiana sylvestris chromosome 7, ASM39365v2, whole genome shotgun sequence):
aaactCAGAGAAGGTGAGAAAGGCCCTGAAAGTTATCGATCTAACTAggagagtcaaggatctgactcgaacggccatggctGGCCAGAGAAAGGTCAAGGATGACCGGAGAAAAACCACGAACTGAAATTGAACAAGGACTAGACCAGATTCCCTCAaggtctggccatgaaaccacgggaacaaacacctaggagccataggaggccacTACACGTCTCCCATGGCCatgggaggccatggattaggcaagGTTTATGGTGGATTAGGGAGTAGTTTGATGGCGGTGGCTAGGGTTCGTAagagtttcagagagagttgagagagaaaagGGATTCAAAGGCAGCGATATGTGAATAATGAagtagggtaaggggtcgtttggagttaaaaaggaaagggaagtcggtggccgttgatctaaatgatcaacggctaggattaaaGGAGTTAGGTGGGGATCGGGGTTGGGTCGTGTAAATTGGGTTAAGGGACCGGGTTTGATTGGGAATTGGGCCGAAAGAATTGGGTTCAGATTGGGAccaaattaggctataattgaaatgaaattgggctatcatttgaatagccatttttccccttttaaaattataaaaatagtaaattaatttttggaaataaattaaaagcactaaaatgatttatgatatataattatcaatttaaaaatactggacttcaTTTTCATGAATACaaacgcaattaaatcctaaaagaggctaatattgcaattatgcaatttagctttaaaaaatattaaataaatttgtaaaaatatgaaaaaattcgattagctatattttagcataaatataaaatttcaataagtgaatcaccaaaattttaatttttggaaataattattgggtttttattcataaaatagagaaataaattggttgaaaacctctttaaaaattgaggaaaaataacaaaacacttggacatacttatatatgtatacatatggtattttgaaggtattttgcatattgaaaaatatatagaaaaattgggtatcaacaacgagTTACGAAGGAGTCAGGGATGCTCAGGCATTGTCTTAACGTGCTACCCAGGCTGAAGATACAGAGGTATTGAGAGACTATTCAGTTTTTCATATGGAGGCACAACGGTTTTCTGCATCTGGTTGATGAGTGCGATCTTGAGAaaggtttaattggttgactaGTCGTCGTGATTGTGGCAAGGCAACGAGGTGGGTATTGATTGGGAATAGTTGGTGGTATTAgagtaccttgtgatttgtgttgtgCGAGTTGTGAAGGTTAGTTTTGCGGTCATCAGACGTCATTTTCTATGGCCTTgcgccaagtggaggagtccaatAGCGGCATTCAGATTGCAAAATCAGATTTATATCAGTTCTAGCCTGAGGCATGTATGTATATGTGGTATTGGTAGTTTCCCGAATTTGGGGTATGACTAGGGTCTGAGATCTCGAACGGGATGATGTGGGGCTTTGATGGAATTTATTTCATATCGACTATCCGAAGAAATGAGTCAGTTCAGTagtgttgggtcagcatagcCATGGAAGTAAATGGTCCTTTTGAATGCGAATTCTCTGCTGGCATTTATGGCGGCACTCTTGGATTGGACGATTTGTGTGACTCAGTTGAGTTGGGGAGGTGCAGTCCTGATGGCTGCGTGCGGGCAGATCTCAGAGGGTCCTTGATGGTCTGACAACGGCTTCAGTTAGATGTCTTCTATGGGCATAAAGAATATATGGTACATTGCGGTTCTCCTTAATCGGTATCTGAAATTAACAAAGTGTTGGCATTGTTGGCTATCATATGTGAAGAGTGTGAATTTGTAGGAAGGACCTTGAGGTTTGGTTTGCGGGTGTGTGGCTGGTAGCATGATGATTACGGGGTTTGAGGTTTTcgaggttcatgttttgttacACGGTCAGAAACTCTATATGAGTGCTTCAGTAGAATGATAGGATGTAAGTGATATATCAGCCATTTGATTTGTGTAATTGAGTATGAGTATGGAGATTTTGGTATCCCTGAGGTTTTGGGGCTAGATGCCCTCGTATGTGGGTCATTTCCTACTTGCGGATTGTGAAGGAACATCGAGGATGAGGTAATTAATAGCATGCATGATTGATAGGTCGTTGTGGATTTTTGGGGAGGGTAATTACCTATTTGGAAATAATCAGAATTTGGGTTGGAGGCTATCGGAAAGATCAATGAGGATATGTATTTTGTATAGGGTCCAGTTTTTATTCTCCTGTGAGATCTTCATTTTGGTTATGTTATCAAGCAGAATGGATATTATTCGTGCCCCTAGCCTATGATATGTACTATTCTTTTAtgttgtgttaggaggttaagtTGATGATTATTTCCCCCGCATGTTGTAATTTTGCTCAGGCCTTATGGCGATGCGGGCGAGATGgccctcgtgatgttgatttgcttattgcaccttagtcgtgcttgcttctttcatgttttagcactttcatttattttttccacagttttatttgtgcactctgttgtacttgatatcagtattcatatGATCAGTGAGCCCAAGCATTTTGGCTcgatgagtatttgggagcgggttgcacgccgtgtTGAATGTTATGTGAgataccctttccttgtgtttatCTGGTGTCGTGTTTTTCCTCTGTAGGATGAATTGATAAAATTATTACACTTTTGTTGTTACACATGTTGTACTCATTAGATAATTCTTATACCctgcttttctttacttgttctGCATAATTGAGTTATTATTGGTTTGGGGTACGAATTGTATAATGTGAGAATCCGTGTGGTTCCGTGATGAGCTGTCAGTTGTGCTacttgtattggctgagatgaggttcttagacctgAGATTAGTACTATGGTATTGGGAGTGAGGAGTGTTTGGGAGTATGAGGgtgtttctgctaagatttgggtAATAGCCCTTAGCGGGCGAGAGAGTTTCTTGACTTGTTGTCTTCATGGGCGGCTATGACTTCCTGCATGTTTCTTTATCAGCAGCAGCAATGTGGAGGTTCGGAACAAGGTTATATTCAATGTGAAGTGTATTGTCGGCATCTAGGATATTATTTGAGCAGCTATATGGTGGTCAAAGGTTATTGCTTCGGGCATTGAGTTGTGTGGAGAAGCATGTGATTGTATTCGGGATTGGAATTTTTGGCTCAATTCAGCTTGTTTGGGTGTGTTCAGTGTGATGATGTGGAATTCGGGTCCTATGATAAATTTCATATGTTGATGTTTGGGTTTTTTTCTATGGTTATGGACTAAGGAGGAGATGAGACCTTCAGTTAAGTGGCATTGTCAGTTCTACATAGGTTGGGTGATGGGGAAACACCCCCAAGTATATGTATGGTGAGCTCATGCAGTGGTTCAATAGTTTTGGAACGActccgggcacgttcgaggacgaacgtatgtttaagtggaggaggatgtaacgacccgactggtcgttttgagctatTGCGCTCGTCTTCATAGGTTGGGTAATAGGGAAACACCCCCGGGTGTATGTATGGTGAGCTCATGCAGTGGTTCAATGGTTTTGGAACGagtctgggcacgttcgaggacgaacgtatgtttaagtggaggaggatgtaatgaTCCAACTGATTGTTTTGAGCAATTGCGCCCATCTCGGCAGTTTGAGGTCTCGagaagcttcatattatgtgtatcaacttgcgtgcatggttggaTTCTGTTTTCGGATGATACATAGTTAAATTGGAAGAATGaaactagttttggaagcttaaacggtaaaaatttgaccggaattggatttttgagtaaacggccccggaatgggtcgtgggtgatctcaatagctttgagtggtgattttggacttaggcgcgcgtccggattcggatttggaggtccgtagggtaatttgaggcgtttcggcaaaagttggaaaagttgaaatttggaaaatggagaagtttgacccatagttgacttttgtgatatcggggttggaatgcaaTTCCGAGATTTGGAATAGCTCCATATAgttattttggacttgtctgcaaaatttggcgtcatttcgggttgatttgataggtttcggcacgcgttttggaagttgaaagattggaaagttcctaagtttgattcatggtgtgattcgttgttttggcgttgtttgatgtgatttgagacctcgagtgaatccgtgttaggttatatgacttgttagtatgtttagacggggttccaagggcctcgggtgtgtttcggatggctTGCGGgctattttcttccattttctgaTTGTAGTACTGCTGGTACTGGTTTTCTTCACCGCGATCGCATTATCTCCTTCGCGATCACATTAAGAAAATTGAGGCAGATAATATTTACTCTACGCGTTCGCATGCTTCTGTTCGCGAACGTGTAAGTCTGCGTTCCCCTCTAACGCGTTCGTGTAAATACGTCCGCGTTTGCGTAGCATAGGCTCAGCTGACTACCTTCCGCGATTGCATTCTTCATTTTGCAATCACGTATCACAATCTTGGGGCATCAGTACTTTCCTCTTCGTGATCGTAGCTCTCTattcgcgatcgcgatgcacaAACACCTGTGCAGAATATAAAAGTATTCCTGTCCGAGGGTTTgccatttttaatatttttggagttctagagctcggttttgggcgattCCTTGCGGGTTTTCAAGCAAAataattgggtaagtgttcttcacctataattgattatattccatgaatttttcttcacttttatcatttaatttttgATTTGAGTTGAGTAAAATGTTGGTTTTTAAAGaaattcctaaaatgaaaaatcatgatttgaagggccaaatggtatcggaatttaataaattttgtatggttgaactcatattggaatgggtattcggtttttgtaaaatttgtcgggttccgaggtgcgggcctggggggccgacttttggaccgattttttagattttgttaaagattgagacattatgatccggaatagtttcttatgtattttatttgttctttgaagggtagatttgagccgtccggaggtcttttcacccgagaagtgcattttagagtatcagttTGTCGTCTTTGaagtaagtatcttacctaaccttgtgtgagggacttccccttaggaattgagtcttctatgctaattgtagtccatgcatgcgaggtgacgagtgtgtgctcagacttatttgtgggaaatttgcctctagggttcttaggtctttatgtggaaagtatcccattatgattgagtttcctaattgcttaacTTGCCTCTATATGCTACATATGACTTtattagctttcctctaattcttacatgttacattgacccttaattgccttaactgaagtgattgtcttccttattgttttgatactttttgattgtgagttcctctatgacttcgtgcaaataggttacatgtccaattaTTGTGGTTATCGGTGTCATTATCACATGCTAATTATTTCTTGTTGTTTAGTTGAGGTTTCATtatgaagttaattgttggtacaagtttggttatagttgattcccttgtcgggacatatttaattcttactgttggttcccttgtcgggacgtgtttattcttgttgttgactcctttgtcgggatattgttgtttccttattattcccttgccgcaattcttttgtgattggtgttgatttgtatattgggatcgggttgctcgccgcaacaatattatataggatcgggttgtacgccgcaataatattattttatttggatcaggttgcacgctgcaacaatattatatgggatcaggttgcacgccgcaacaatattatattatttggatcgggttgcacatcgtaacaatattatatgatttggatcgggttgcacgctgcaacatttCTATATGatttgggtcgggttgcacgccgcaacagtactaTATGATTTAGATCGGGTTGGAtgccgcaacaagaaagaataaaaagtgAATATTGATGCTTATGGTGAGAtcgaaagtaaaagcacgaagggtgatgccgtgcactttctgctgttgtgtttatttgttgttattaaTTCAAATGTTTAAGTTGTTTAACTTCTTTTATTGTTGTGATCCTTGTGTTAAAACCCACAATGTTTTCAATACCTCAccgtctatatatatatatatatatatatatatatatatacacacacacacacacttcaaacttcaataattgttacatccttaattcaattagtttctcaattatatcccTTTAAACCGCGTGaggttgtatttttcttaaaaagaaatatttactaagttttaagttattaactcTCATGTCAAAGGTAATAatccattcgatgttgtattttaaatttaaaaagggGTACTTTCTTTGCTCAAAGGATTTTCAAAGAAATAACTTCGTCTTTTTTCGTGGGTTTTCCTAATTAGCTTAGAAATTAtaattttacttatattaggtaaatgGGACTTCGTGGACATATTGAGTGCATTGTACGAACGTTATGTATTGTGTAGAATGTGAattttgttgttaaaagtgaAATGGGAAAAAATATGGGGCACAAGATGCCATGTGTGctgaaggttcggaagttgagattaTGACATGAGAAATCGAGGgttgagatggtcgggattgtgtactagacatgatgtgattgatttagttggcattgccttctttatttggatacattcttacttgtctctgttcttgttatgtcagtgttgatttacttggttatttgatttacttggttatcgttcgttactacccgtgttctccctttattgtgcctactgtttgtattttgatttctctccattgttgatattacctcgttatctttatctcgatatttttttatcatatcctgttcatttcatttgaccaataggtgtcttgactgttcctcgtcactaccccactgaGGTTcatcttgatacttactaggcaccgccgtggtatgctcatactacacttctgtacatttttgtgtacagatccagatatttgatcggtagtagctGTGGGTCGTTGCAGTGGatactcaaggtaaacctgctataGTATTCGCAGGCCttagagtcaccttcatttgtacttattttcatttgttccttttgtttcggaGTAGTGATGtacttattttgtataactactcttagaaaggcttgagATTTGTACCACCAATCTTGGGAGTTGTAAATTCTttagagtaatttaatttaaagttagtaaagatcaatattattttagtttatgttaggcttacatagtttagagactaggtgtcatcacgactccttcggagggatttttgggtcgtgacagttagtGTATTCATCCCTTTATTACGAAAGTGTTAAcaaattacatttatattatttagatagtaaatataaaagtgattttaaattttgaccaatgttgacctaATAACAACTTTGGTCAGTTTTTTTCCAGAAATTAAagtatagcgaccaaagttggtcggtaaatgtTTCCCCCAGtattaaccgaccaactttggtcggtaattttaaataaaatttctttatattttataaaacatattaaataataatataactataaaaaaaatttaactagGTCTcacattaccgaccaaagttggtcggtaatgcgAAATTATCTTTGACTAAACAAGTTTGACCAGCTCGGTCAACTTGTTGACcactttaccgaccaactttggtcggtaatttatttaaaataaatataaaatatttttttctcctttaccgaccaactttggtcgcttttttggaccgtccaattttggtcgctaatttcTGGATTTTTACTATTGTATATATGTGAAAATtactaaaattttaaaaagaatatAATTTTGAACCTATAATTTCAAAAGTGTAGTGGGTTCATGGTAAGAGACTAAAGTCAAACCCGTCAAATATAAATCTAGATCCACCCTCTTCACAACAATGCACTCATCCTCTTGAAATCCTGGATTCACCTCTGTTTCAGAAGCATCTTCTCTATCTTCACGAGGTGAGGCAAAGTTTACGTACACACTACTTTTCTCAGACCCACTTTTAAAATTACACCGGGTATGTCACCATGAGCAGTCATGTGGCACTTTCACTTCCTGCATTTCAATTCTGTGTATTTTAATCATGACACTACGAAAATACTACCATTTCAATTCTGTGTATTTTAATCATGACACTACGAAACATACTACTTAGATATGTAATGACGCATTAGTACAAACCCCACAAAAATAAAGCAAGTGAATCTAAACATAATCCATCTCTTCTTAGTGTATGTGCAATCATAGGTTAGGAACCTGCTACGATGTCACATTTGAGCCAATTGCAAATAAAAAATTCAGCAGCCATAAAATTTGACATAAATTCACGTGCTAATATTGGTGTTTGCACGCGAAAAAGCTCAGACAGCCAACAAAGTTACAAAACTATTAAGAATCTACAGCTTTAGGTTGACGAAACTTCTGAAGTCAGCAAAGTCTTCAATAAAATAAAGATATAAATCATATAATTCACCTCTTCTTACAAGTGCTTTGAATTGTTCCAATCTTACTTCTTGGAAGCCTAACTGAAAACGGGAGTCATAAACCTAAATTATTTAGGGTTTGATATTTGATAGTTATTTAATTTATGTCGAAATAGGAGTTATAGTTAAATTCATATAGAAATAgggtttttattaaaaatttaaaactacAAGTCAAACCTCTTTATAACAGTCTCGTTTGTTTCGAAATTTTTTGGTTGCTATAGTGAAGTGTTATTACAGAGgacatatattataatataatatGATATTCGGTTCGAGAAAACTTGatttttatagtgaatgactatTATATAGGGATATTGTTATAAAAAGATATGACTATATTATAAATAAAGGGTGTTGCTATTAATGTGTAGAGAATTATAGAGAACATTCATAGatttataataaaataattttctttcatAGCACACTTTTATTTAATGATTAATCTGTATTTACCATATTTTTATTTAGTTTGTTCTGTCGCCTTCCTCGCACGTATACAATCGCAAACATCCCCTATATAAACTCTTATTAAGCCGTTCGTCTTACTCTTATTTAGTTGAAAGCTCTCTCTTTGATTTCTTCCTATTTCAAAGAGAGCTTTCTTTTCCTCCTCGTACAACAAGCCCTATTTCAACagtgctttttttttttctctgccTCCTATTGTCTAAGAAGAGAATGACTAATATTCACTTCAATTTTTATTAGGTTCAATAAAAACCAAACCATGTTTTCCCTTTCATCTATACAATCCAACAATATTATTCAAACTCATTCATCTTCATCCCTACTCttcaaccaccaccaccaccacggTCTTTTTCGTCCTTCGATCGTTTCTCGACACCACCTATTCTCCTCTTTTCGTGCCCAAAATGATGATATCACCATTACCACCACCAACAACGCTTCAATCCCAAGTCGGGATGACAATCTAACCATACTTCAAGAAATTTCAAGATCATCGAGTTTCTTGAAAATCGaaaaaaatacatcatcacgTTCCCTTTCCAACTCCAAGAAGCTCAAAATAGCTATTATAGGGTTTGGTAACTTTGGACAATTCATTGCCAAGGCTTTTATTCAACAAGGTCACATTGTACTAGCTCATTCTCGTACTGACTACTCCCTCATAGCAAAATCCCTAAACGTCAATTTCTTCAAAGATCCTCATGACATATGTGAACAACATCCTGACATCGTCGTACTCTGCACTTCCATTAATTCCCTCGAACGAGTCCTTCGTTCCCTTCCCATCCAAAAGCTTAAGCGTAACACACTTTTTGTAGACGTACTATCGGTCAAAGAATTTCCTAAAAACATTTTTCTTCAATTATTACCTCAAGAATTTGACATTTTATGTACTCATCCTATGTTTGGTCCAACAAGTGGAAAAGATAATTGGAAGGGACTACCATTTATGTTTGACAAAGTTCGAATTGGACAAGAGGAATCTAGGATTCAAAGGGTCAACAATTTCATTAATATTTTCGAAAAAGAAGGTTGTAGGATGGTAGAAATGAGTTGTTCTGAACATGACAAGTATGCTGCTGGCTCACAATTTATTACACATACTATAGGCAGAGTGTTGCAAAAACTTGGACCGGAGACAACACCTATAAATACAAAAGGGTATGAAAAATTGTTGAACTTGATGGAAAATACAACTGCTGATAGCTTTGATTTGTATTATGGTTTGTTTGTGTATAATAGTAATTCTATGGAGGTTTTGGAGAGGTTGGATATGGCTTTGGAGAGTGTGAAAATGGAATTATTTGGGAAAGTTCTTGAGAAGTTGGAGAAGAGAGTGGAAAATGAAA
Coding sequences:
- the LOC104215149 gene encoding arogenate dehydrogenase 2, chloroplastic-like; amino-acid sequence: MFSLSSIQSNNIIQTHSSSSLLFNHHHHHGLFRPSIVSRHHLFSSFRAQNDDITITTTNNASIPSRDDNLTILQEISRSSSFLKIEKNTSSRSLSNSKKLKIAIIGFGNFGQFIAKAFIQQGHIVLAHSRTDYSLIAKSLNVNFFKDPHDICEQHPDIVVLCTSINSLERVLRSLPIQKLKRNTLFVDVLSVKEFPKNIFLQLLPQEFDILCTHPMFGPTSGKDNWKGLPFMFDKVRIGQEESRIQRVNNFINIFEKEGCRMVEMSCSEHDKYAAGSQFITHTIGRVLQKLGPETTPINTKGYEKLLNLMENTTADSFDLYYGLFVYNSNSMEVLERLDMALESVKMELFGKVLEKLEKRVENERRLALPTPITKKIENLQVEMKKEAFS